The following proteins are co-located in the Chloroflexota bacterium genome:
- a CDS encoding response regulator, with the protein MERNKMILIMDDEPDFVDAFSKTMEAKSYQVVAASSATKFQDAVRLNPGVIVLGTIAPSGEAFRLHRWLKGHPRYREIPILVIDAREEERPVRGWSRDEGLQLEAEDYVTKPIEPASLVPRVIGLLEEATRRIKILVVDDHTMVRDGICAVLALQKDMAVVGEAVNGQDAIDKVMRLIPDVVLMDIVMPVMSGLEATKRISRECPQTKVLILTQYDEDENMFVAKQAGAYGFIAKRAASSDLLTGIRAVGAGRYFPPAFAYVTVNWPEGERP; encoded by the coding sequence ATGGAAAGGAATAAGATGATTCTGATCATGGATGATGAGCCTGATTTTGTGGACGCCTTCTCGAAAACCATGGAAGCTAAATCATACCAGGTGGTTGCTGCATCGAGTGCCACCAAATTTCAGGATGCGGTGAGACTGAATCCAGGTGTGATCGTTCTGGGGACCATCGCTCCATCTGGGGAAGCATTTCGATTGCATCGATGGCTGAAAGGCCATCCCAGATACAGGGAGATACCAATCTTAGTCATCGATGCCAGGGAAGAGGAGCGACCTGTAAGGGGATGGAGTAGAGATGAGGGTCTGCAACTCGAGGCTGAGGACTATGTAACCAAACCTATCGAGCCAGCTTCACTGGTGCCTCGGGTTATTGGCCTGCTTGAAGAAGCGACGCGGAGGATAAAAATACTGGTAGTGGATGACCATACTATGGTCCGTGATGGAATATGTGCCGTTCTAGCATTGCAAAAGGATATGGCGGTGGTGGGCGAGGCAGTTAATGGGCAAGACGCCATTGACAAAGTGATGCGGCTCATACCAGATGTGGTTCTAATGGACATAGTGATGCCGGTGATGAGCGGTCTGGAAGCAACAAAACGAATAAGCAGGGAATGTCCTCAAACGAAGGTGTTGATTTTGACGCAGTACGACGAGGATGAGAACATGTTTGTTGCCAAGCAGGCGGGGGCCTATGGCTTCATTGCCAAGAGGGCCGCCAGCTCAGATCTGCTCACTGGCATAAGGGCAGTAGGTGCAGGAAGGTACTTTCCTCCGGCTTTTGCCTACGTAACTGTCAACTGGCCAGAGGGCGAAAGACCATAA
- a CDS encoding YlxR family protein — MRHIPNRTCIACREVRPKRELIRLVYTTDGTAEVDPSGKKAGRGVYLCPSVDCWQKGLAKDKLERALRGKISTESRQNLLAFGKTLNST; from the coding sequence GTGAGACATATCCCTAATCGTACCTGCATTGCTTGCCGTGAGGTTAGGCCAAAGCGAGAGCTAATCCGCTTGGTTTATACGACGGATGGCACAGCAGAGGTGGATCCTTCAGGGAAGAAAGCGGGACGGGGTGTCTATCTTTGCCCATCGGTAGATTGCTGGCAGAAGGGATTAGCAAAAGACAAACTGGAGCGTGCATTGCGGGGGAAAATTAGTACCGAGAGTCGTCAGAATTTGCTGGCGTTTGGGAAAACGCTCAACTCCACATGA
- a CDS encoding FAD-dependent oxidoreductase → MSPVVSGDTRKYQAERPHKSPDHSLVSPCQSACPLHMDVREYIDLVAQGKIMEALQTIRSGNPFPSICAYVCTHPCEDACRRSQVDKSIAVRALKRFAVEFGGDRMVRAEAETTHPEKIAIVGSGPAGMACAYYLRKLGYPVTIFEAHSELGGMLRTGIPQYRLPRKVLDTEIERLTGIGVEIRTNTRVVSLDLLFDLGYKAIFVTIGAHQGLRLGIEGEESPGVIDGATFLREVNLGLKPSLGKAVAVVGGGNVAIDAARTAARLGVKKVKIIYRRSQAEMPANAGEVELALGEGIEVMFLATPTKIKRENGKLVVTCIKMELGEPDARGRRQPVPIKDSDFIERFDTLITAIGQAPQTPTDFRVRMGRGSTIQVDPITLTTNRAGVFAGGDAVTGPATVTEALAAGRLAASRIDDYLQHRYPLPSGGRPTLTTDLLPKTIEMIRKMSRLEPPILPPETRAKDFEPVELVYDWEAAVNEARRCLRCGVGAEILFQDKCATCLTCLRVCPYHVPYLDASGTIQIPADQCLACGICVAECPAKAIILRKPYDRRQITEELEHVIKSGTEAKLKPLIIGFCCQYGLFGTGSLASLWKGARAGIWILPVLCVAKVEAEHMLRAFEIGAEGVFIAGCGKQCARENTATWLQQRMEKVRKTLSQIGLEPERLQAFLPDSTNGNPAAELDKFTEQIGQLHLATAIKMEVAR, encoded by the coding sequence ATGTCTCCAGTAGTGAGTGGCGATACTAGAAAGTATCAAGCCGAGCGACCGCACAAATCTCCTGACCACAGCCTGGTGTCTCCCTGTCAGTCTGCCTGTCCCCTGCATATGGATGTCCGGGAGTATATTGACCTGGTTGCCCAAGGCAAGATTATGGAGGCACTACAAACCATAAGAAGTGGCAATCCCTTCCCGTCCATCTGTGCCTACGTTTGCACTCATCCTTGCGAGGATGCTTGTCGCCGTTCTCAGGTAGATAAGTCCATAGCTGTTAGAGCCTTGAAAAGGTTTGCAGTGGAGTTCGGTGGTGACCGGATGGTGCGGGCTGAAGCCGAAACAACGCATCCAGAGAAGATCGCTATTGTAGGCTCTGGTCCGGCAGGAATGGCTTGTGCGTACTATCTGAGGAAGCTGGGTTACCCGGTAACCATCTTCGAAGCTCATTCGGAGCTTGGTGGCATGCTGCGAACTGGTATTCCTCAATATCGTCTCCCCCGTAAGGTGTTGGACACCGAGATTGAAAGGCTAACCGGGATAGGGGTGGAAATCAGGACAAATACACGGGTGGTATCCTTGGATCTGCTATTTGACCTAGGCTACAAAGCTATCTTCGTCACCATAGGTGCCCATCAGGGCCTCAGATTGGGAATAGAGGGTGAGGAGAGCCCAGGCGTGATAGACGGAGCGACGTTTCTCCGGGAAGTGAACCTTGGTCTGAAGCCGTCCTTAGGGAAAGCCGTGGCTGTGGTGGGAGGTGGCAATGTGGCCATTGATGCTGCTCGCACAGCAGCTCGGCTCGGAGTCAAGAAAGTGAAAATTATTTACCGCCGCAGTCAGGCGGAAATGCCAGCCAATGCCGGGGAGGTAGAGCTCGCTCTTGGCGAAGGCATTGAAGTAATGTTCCTGGCAACACCGACCAAGATAAAGCGTGAAAATGGAAAGCTGGTCGTAACTTGCATAAAGATGGAACTTGGTGAGCCAGATGCCCGTGGCCGTCGTCAACCTGTACCAATCAAAGACAGCGACTTCATTGAAAGGTTCGATACGCTAATCACGGCTATTGGACAAGCACCCCAAACCCCAACGGATTTCCGTGTGCGCATGGGTAGGGGTAGTACCATTCAAGTCGACCCAATCACCCTTACCACTAACAGAGCTGGGGTCTTCGCAGGAGGCGATGCCGTCACCGGGCCTGCAACCGTGACCGAAGCATTGGCCGCGGGAAGGCTAGCGGCCTCACGTATTGACGACTATCTCCAGCACAGATACCCCTTACCCAGTGGAGGTAGGCCAACTCTGACCACTGACCTGCTGCCCAAAACAATAGAAATGATAAGGAAAATGAGCCGGCTTGAGCCGCCGATTCTGCCTCCTGAAACGAGGGCGAAGGACTTCGAGCCTGTGGAGCTTGTCTATGACTGGGAAGCTGCGGTGAACGAAGCAAGAAGGTGTCTGCGGTGTGGAGTGGGGGCTGAGATCCTGTTCCAAGACAAGTGTGCCACTTGTCTTACCTGTCTCAGGGTCTGTCCTTATCACGTGCCTTATCTGGATGCCAGCGGCACCATTCAGATACCGGCTGACCAGTGCCTGGCGTGTGGAATATGTGTGGCAGAGTGCCCAGCGAAGGCAATAATCTTGAGAAAGCCCTATGACCGACGTCAGATAACAGAAGAGCTAGAGCATGTAATTAAGTCTGGAACCGAAGCGAAGCTCAAGCCCCTCATTATCGGCTTCTGTTGCCAGTACGGCCTTTTCGGAACTGGCAGTTTGGCAAGCCTGTGGAAGGGAGCCAGGGCCGGCATCTGGATTTTGCCTGTTCTCTGTGTTGCCAAGGTGGAGGCCGAGCACATGCTGCGCGCTTTTGAGATAGGTGCTGAGGGAGTTTTCATTGCTGGGTGCGGAAAACAATGCGCTCGAGAAAACACAGCCACCTGGCTACAGCAACGGATGGAAAAGGTCAGAAAGACACTGTCCCAGATCGGACTTGAGCCGGAGCGCTTGCAGGCTTTTCTTCCAGACAGCACCAATGGGAATCCCGCCGCGGAGTTGGACAAGTTCACTGAGCAAATAGGTCAGCTCCATTTAGCGACGGCAATTAAGATGGAGGTGGCAAGGTGA
- a CDS encoding EthD family reductase, with protein MIKSMTLIKRKPGLSREEFVKYYEEVHVPLSLKHFPTFRRYVRNYVIAPFGVEEPDFDCIMEVWFDDMEGAQAVSDALGGYSAQGGYETELGRIFREDEEKFMDRASRIAFLVDERVSK; from the coding sequence ATGATTAAATCAATGACGTTGATCAAGAGAAAGCCTGGCCTTTCGCGAGAAGAGTTTGTCAAGTATTATGAGGAAGTACATGTGCCCTTGTCCTTGAAGCATTTCCCGACCTTCAGGAGGTACGTGAGGAACTATGTCATTGCTCCGTTTGGGGTCGAGGAACCAGACTTTGACTGCATAATGGAGGTTTGGTTTGACGATATGGAAGGGGCCCAGGCAGTGAGCGATGCCCTTGGCGGGTACAGCGCTCAGGGTGGCTATGAAACAGAACTGGGACGGATTTTCCGTGAAGACGAAGAGAAGTTTATGGATAGAGCTAGTAGAATTGCCTTCCTTGTTGACGAAAGGGTTTCGAAATAG
- the truB gene encoding tRNA pseudouridine(55) synthase TruB → MNKVSVDGILNIFKPSGRTSFSVVSLLRRLSGERRVGHTGTLDPEATGVLVVCFGQATKVIRFLARAKKTYQAEIELGLATDSYDATGRVVKRGDPSSVNRDQVEQVLNCFRGPIEQVPPMYSAVKREGKRLYRLAWEGIEVPRKPRTVQIFRLELMEWQSPIASIEVECSAGTYIRSLAQDIGVALGCGAHLKKLVRLKNEPFHISEAVSLPLIEEAFHHGYWDRFLYPIDEVLLGWEATILSKENEMLVDKGRTVCLQGERLLAHPVNRCRAYSADGRFLAVLRQETIGLWHPEKVFHSIHL, encoded by the coding sequence ATGAACAAGGTGAGTGTTGATGGTATCCTGAATATCTTCAAGCCCTCAGGCAGGACCTCCTTCTCGGTGGTCTCACTTCTGCGTCGCCTGAGTGGCGAGCGCCGGGTAGGGCATACTGGCACACTTGATCCTGAAGCCACTGGTGTGCTGGTCGTTTGCTTTGGACAAGCAACCAAGGTTATTCGTTTCTTAGCAAGAGCTAAGAAAACCTATCAAGCTGAGATTGAGTTGGGATTGGCCACTGACAGCTACGATGCTACTGGGAGGGTAGTGAAGAGGGGGGATCCATCCTCTGTCAACAGGGATCAGGTGGAGCAGGTGCTGAATTGTTTTCGTGGGCCTATCGAGCAGGTGCCGCCGATGTATAGTGCGGTGAAGCGTGAAGGTAAGCGTCTGTACCGTCTTGCCTGGGAAGGCATTGAGGTACCAAGAAAACCCAGGACGGTGCAAATTTTCCGCCTGGAGCTTATGGAGTGGCAATCTCCCATTGCCAGCATTGAGGTGGAGTGCAGTGCTGGGACATATATTCGCTCCTTGGCTCAGGATATAGGCGTAGCCCTAGGTTGTGGTGCCCATCTCAAGAAACTGGTTCGTCTCAAGAACGAGCCCTTCCACATTTCTGAGGCCGTGTCTCTTCCTCTGATTGAAGAAGCCTTTCATCATGGCTACTGGGACCGTTTTCTGTATCCTATTGACGAGGTGCTTCTTGGGTGGGAGGCTACTATCCTCAGCAAGGAGAACGAAATGCTGGTCGATAAAGGTAGGACGGTATGTCTACAGGGTGAACGTCTATTGGCTCACCCGGTTAACCGGTGCCGTGCCTACTCTGCAGATGGCCGTTTTCTGGCCGTATTACGGCAAGAGACCATAGGTCTGTGGCATCCTGAGAAAGTGTTCCATTCTATTCACCTTTGA
- the infB gene encoding translation initiation factor IF-2, whose product MPRKVTKEKTPTKAENQIELPPSMTVQQLADLLGISGVEVIKQLMQSGVMANLNQIIDYETAAIVASDLDYETIEIAAPAPAVSAALPGQQLQPRPPVVTVMGHIDHGKTRLLDAIRQTNVMATEAGGITQRIGAYQAEVDDRKITFVDTPGHEAFTAMRARGAKATDIAVLVVAADDGVMPQTREAIAHARAAGVPIVVALNKIDKPGINLERVKQQLNEEGLVIEEWGGDVICVPVSAKMKQGVSELLENILIVAEMLDLKANVDCPATGVVIEAELDKTRGPLATVLVQNGVLKVGDSVVVGDNWGKVKAMFSDAGKRVKRAEPATPVKVLGLSGVPQAGDTCTVVGSEREARSLGQQRQAEKQLRLQRPTRVLSLDSLFAEVKEGQARELNLVLKTGVQGSIEPIKKSLEQLETEETKVKIIHSGSGSVTEGDVLLALASKAIVIGFDAAPTLGARRMAEQEGVDIRRYSIIYDLIDDVQRAIKGMKEPSYAETIQGHAEVRAVFSASKIGKAAGVYVTDGRLQRDDSVRVLRQGEVIYEGTISSLRRVKEDMKEVLAGFEAGVGIGGFKQFQEGDIIEAYRMEKVDESAH is encoded by the coding sequence ATGCCCAGGAAAGTCACGAAAGAGAAGACTCCTACCAAGGCTGAGAATCAGATTGAGCTTCCACCGTCAATGACGGTTCAACAACTAGCTGATCTGCTTGGGATCAGTGGAGTGGAAGTGATCAAGCAGTTGATGCAGAGCGGCGTCATGGCGAATCTCAACCAGATCATCGATTATGAAACAGCGGCCATAGTTGCCTCAGATCTTGATTACGAAACAATAGAAATAGCGGCGCCTGCGCCTGCTGTCAGTGCAGCGTTGCCAGGGCAACAGCTTCAACCCCGTCCTCCTGTGGTCACGGTTATGGGCCATATCGACCATGGCAAGACCAGACTTTTGGATGCCATCCGACAAACAAATGTGATGGCTACTGAAGCAGGGGGTATCACCCAACGGATTGGTGCCTATCAGGCAGAAGTGGATGATAGGAAGATAACGTTTGTCGATACTCCCGGTCATGAGGCTTTCACGGCTATGCGAGCAAGAGGGGCAAAGGCAACAGACATTGCTGTTCTTGTAGTAGCTGCCGATGATGGGGTAATGCCCCAAACTCGAGAAGCCATAGCTCATGCTCGGGCGGCTGGGGTACCGATTGTGGTGGCCCTGAATAAGATTGATAAGCCTGGCATTAACTTGGAGAGGGTGAAGCAACAGCTTAATGAAGAGGGTTTGGTTATTGAGGAGTGGGGTGGGGACGTTATCTGTGTGCCGGTTTCCGCCAAGATGAAACAAGGTGTTTCTGAGCTTCTGGAGAACATCCTTATTGTTGCGGAGATGTTGGACCTGAAGGCGAATGTTGATTGCCCAGCCACCGGGGTGGTCATCGAAGCCGAACTAGACAAGACAAGAGGCCCGCTGGCTACTGTATTGGTTCAGAACGGCGTTCTTAAGGTGGGGGACTCCGTGGTCGTCGGCGACAACTGGGGTAAGGTGAAGGCCATGTTCAGTGACGCTGGCAAGCGGGTGAAGCGTGCAGAACCAGCGACCCCAGTTAAGGTATTAGGTTTAAGTGGTGTGCCCCAAGCGGGTGATACCTGCACAGTGGTGGGCAGTGAGCGTGAGGCGAGGAGTTTAGGCCAGCAACGTCAGGCGGAAAAACAACTCAGATTGCAGAGGCCAACTAGAGTCCTCAGTTTAGATAGTCTGTTTGCTGAGGTTAAGGAGGGGCAAGCAAGAGAGCTTAACCTTGTTCTCAAGACCGGTGTCCAGGGGAGCATTGAACCGATAAAGAAGTCATTGGAGCAGTTGGAGACAGAAGAGACAAAAGTGAAAATCATTCACTCTGGCAGCGGTAGTGTCACTGAGGGTGATGTTCTCTTGGCGTTGGCCTCCAAGGCGATTGTCATTGGCTTTGACGCTGCACCAACCTTGGGTGCGCGGCGGATGGCGGAACAGGAAGGTGTTGACATCCGGCGCTACAGCATAATCTACGACCTAATAGACGATGTCCAACGAGCCATCAAGGGTATGAAGGAGCCGTCATACGCCGAGACCATCCAGGGACACGCAGAGGTGAGGGCCGTATTCTCGGCCAGCAAGATTGGAAAGGCAGCCGGGGTCTATGTTACGGACGGCAGGCTACAGCGAGACGATTCGGTTAGAGTCCTACGCCAGGGGGAAGTAATTTACGAAGGCACCATCAGCAGCCTGAGACGTGTCAAGGAGGATATGAAAGAAGTGCTGGCTGGGTTTGAGGCTGGTGTAGGAATAGGGGGGTTCAAGCAGTTTCAGGAAGGTGACATAATCGAAGCTTATCGGATGGAGAAAGTTGATGAGTCGGCGCATTGA
- a CDS encoding methylenetetrahydrofolate reductase, whose product MAKSLFEEKLYSDRFLVTTEVGPPKSADASEMVHHIDLLKERVDAINITDHQSSVMRFPSLGGCLFVKEHGGEPILQMTCRDRNRLALQADLLLAYSRGVTNVLCLTGDSVDVGDHKEAKPVFDLDSVQLLKMIKTIESGTDMGGNALKSAPKFCVGATVHPEADFIEPQLIKFEKKVAAGAQFFQTQGIFDLASLRRFMQYASQFNVKILAGIIVLSSARMAKYMNDNVPGITVPQTVIDELASAEKGKGLQKGIDIAARFIRAIREENLCHGVHIMAVGNEKVVPDILEAAQVVGAHH is encoded by the coding sequence ATGGCTAAATCGCTATTTGAGGAAAAACTCTACTCCGATAGGTTTCTGGTAACAACCGAGGTCGGACCACCCAAGAGTGCAGATGCCTCGGAAATGGTTCACCACATAGATTTGCTTAAGGAAAGGGTCGATGCCATAAATATTACCGACCATCAGAGTTCGGTAATGCGCTTTCCTTCGCTGGGTGGCTGTCTCTTTGTAAAGGAGCACGGTGGCGAGCCTATCCTTCAGATGACCTGCCGTGACCGTAACCGCCTGGCACTTCAGGCAGATCTTCTCCTGGCATACTCCAGAGGCGTCACCAATGTGCTTTGCCTCACAGGAGATTCGGTTGACGTGGGTGACCACAAAGAAGCCAAGCCTGTCTTTGACCTGGATTCGGTTCAATTGTTGAAGATGATCAAGACCATTGAATCAGGAACAGATATGGGCGGTAACGCTCTCAAAAGCGCTCCCAAATTCTGCGTTGGTGCCACGGTTCATCCGGAAGCAGACTTCATCGAGCCACAACTCATCAAGTTTGAAAAGAAGGTGGCGGCCGGAGCGCAGTTCTTCCAGACCCAGGGCATTTTCGACCTGGCCAGCCTGCGGAGGTTCATGCAATACGCTTCCCAGTTCAATGTGAAAATTCTGGCTGGGATCATAGTCTTATCCTCGGCGAGGATGGCCAAGTACATGAATGATAATGTCCCCGGAATAACAGTGCCTCAAACCGTCATCGATGAGCTAGCCAGCGCCGAGAAAGGTAAGGGTCTGCAGAAAGGAATCGACATCGCAGCCAGATTCATAAGAGCCATAAGGGAGGAAAACCTATGCCACGGCGTCCATATTATGGCGGTGGGCAATGAAAAGGTCGTGCCTGATATCTTGGAGGCGGCTCAAGTTGTCGGTGCGCATCATTGA
- a CDS encoding NAD(P)-dependent oxidoreductase, giving the protein MKTLRNERILFTGLTGQIGFPLAVELAKNNEVWGLARFRDKARREEAEKVGLNVHAAKREEMEELGIITRMVDLADPDFSQLPDDFTYVIHFAAYMGGGLDFDHALRSNAEGTGLLMSHCRKARAFFVMSTCSIYETPQDPYYPVKETDPLGGARSVYTPTYAVSKTAEEAVARFVARQLNLPTIIARMNTSYGPNGGLPAYQFDWMLAGQPIPTMEGRPSVTTPIHQDDINAQIAGLLAAASVPATIVNWGGDDAVDEETYCRYMGEIAGLKPEFLHIPEAVRHIVTDNTRRRELVGDCRVKWREGMRQMIAARHPELKLKA; this is encoded by the coding sequence ATGAAAACGTTGCGAAATGAGAGAATTTTGTTTACCGGTCTTACGGGCCAAATCGGCTTTCCGCTGGCTGTGGAGTTGGCTAAGAACAATGAAGTCTGGGGTCTAGCACGATTTCGGGATAAGGCCAGGCGGGAGGAGGCGGAGAAGGTGGGACTCAATGTGCACGCAGCCAAGCGGGAAGAGATGGAGGAGTTGGGCATCATTACTCGGATGGTGGACCTGGCTGATCCCGATTTCAGCCAACTGCCGGATGATTTCACTTACGTAATTCACTTTGCCGCCTACATGGGAGGCGGACTCGACTTCGATCATGCCTTGCGCAGCAATGCCGAGGGTACTGGTCTCCTAATGAGCCATTGCCGCAAGGCAAGGGCATTCTTTGTAATGTCGACATGCTCAATCTATGAGACGCCTCAAGATCCCTACTACCCGGTCAAGGAAACAGATCCGCTAGGTGGGGCTCGATCTGTGTATACTCCTACATATGCTGTCTCGAAGACGGCGGAGGAAGCAGTGGCGAGGTTCGTGGCACGCCAGTTGAATCTGCCTACCATCATCGCACGAATGAACACGTCCTACGGGCCAAATGGAGGCTTGCCTGCATATCAGTTCGATTGGATGCTGGCAGGCCAGCCAATCCCTACTATGGAGGGTCGCCCCTCAGTGACCACTCCTATTCACCAGGATGACATTAACGCTCAGATTGCTGGGCTGCTCGCCGCAGCAAGTGTGCCGGCCACCATCGTCAACTGGGGAGGCGATGACGCGGTCGATGAGGAGACCTATTGTCGCTATATGGGAGAGATCGCAGGGCTGAAACCCGAGTTTCTGCACATCCCGGAGGCTGTCAGACACATAGTCACTGACAACACTAGACGCAGAGAGCTGGTTGGGGATTGCCGGGTGAAATGGCGGGAAGGGATGCGTCAGATGATTGCGGCACGACATCCCGAACTGAAGCTCAAAGCCTAA
- the rbfA gene encoding 30S ribosome-binding factor RbfA has product MSRRIERVNSLIRQEMSQLLQREVKDPRLARFVTVTQVSTSLDLRHAKVLISTMGSDEEKKEVLEALTAASGFLRREISHRLRLRYTPQLTFCNDNSIDQASKVLQLIRQAGTAEAGEDEQGEC; this is encoded by the coding sequence ATGAGTCGGCGCATTGAGAGGGTGAATAGCCTTATCCGTCAAGAGATGAGCCAATTGTTGCAACGCGAAGTGAAGGACCCAAGGCTAGCTCGTTTTGTAACTGTGACACAGGTTTCTACCTCTCTTGACCTGCGTCATGCCAAGGTACTAATCAGCACCATGGGCAGCGATGAGGAAAAAAAGGAAGTGCTTGAGGCTTTGACCGCTGCCTCTGGTTTCCTGCGCAGGGAGATAAGCCATCGTCTCAGGCTACGGTACACCCCACAGTTGACCTTCTGCAACGATAATTCCATCGACCAAGCATCCAAGGTTCTCCAGCTAATCCGCCAGGCGGGCACTGCTGAAGCTGGAGAAGATGAACAAGGTGAGTGTTGA
- the nusA gene encoding transcription termination/antitermination protein NusA, which yields MKSDFVVALTQLAAERNLPKEVILKTLETALVPVFKKSSFAPEQEVSVKILPQTGEVKVYARKLVVKRSTDPRQQLTLAQARKLKTDAQLGDVIEVEGTPPDAGRIAAQTAKQVILQRLREAERDAIFGEYADKEGDIVSGVVHLVEPKQIIVDLGRAEAILPLAEQVSTEHYRVGQRLKLYLLKVLRASRGTQLIVSRTHQNLLRRLFELEIPEIFNGTVEIKALAREPGYRSKVAVSARQEGVDAVGCCLGLRSIRIQNIIKELNGEKIDVIQWHPDPVVFIASALSPASVVKVEASEEEKSANVVVPDRQLSLAIGKGGQNARLAARLTGWRIDIKNVSMVEAGKAAKPVEVAAEVPAEEAKVVGEPILDKIGGEERAEGVGVAEVVPAVAPVAEIAVQPVAAEAAPVLEEVVRVVSVPVETPPEIEAPVEAVETVEAEEPSKTYSVEEILSEIELATERIQSRFGGAASAPRPQPWVKKGKKESVPEDEAPVKTKAKKAARRRRIADEDSDLDEGPELEIGGEEE from the coding sequence ATGAAGAGTGATTTCGTAGTTGCTCTTACTCAATTAGCTGCTGAGAGGAACCTACCGAAGGAGGTTATCCTCAAGACTCTGGAGACGGCATTGGTCCCCGTCTTCAAGAAGAGCAGCTTTGCGCCCGAACAAGAGGTTTCTGTCAAGATTCTGCCTCAAACTGGCGAAGTCAAGGTTTATGCTCGAAAGTTGGTAGTAAAACGGAGTACCGACCCTAGGCAGCAGCTAACGCTGGCTCAAGCCCGAAAACTGAAAACGGACGCTCAACTGGGAGACGTTATTGAAGTAGAGGGCACTCCACCTGATGCCGGTCGCATTGCTGCTCAAACGGCGAAACAGGTGATCTTGCAGCGGCTCCGAGAGGCCGAACGTGATGCCATCTTTGGTGAATACGCTGATAAAGAGGGTGACATTGTCAGCGGCGTTGTCCATTTAGTAGAACCGAAGCAGATCATTGTTGACCTGGGAAGAGCGGAGGCAATACTCCCTCTGGCTGAGCAGGTAAGCACGGAACATTACCGGGTAGGACAAAGGCTGAAGCTCTACCTTCTGAAAGTGTTGCGGGCTAGCAGGGGGACCCAGTTGATAGTCTCGCGGACACACCAGAATCTGCTACGCCGCCTTTTTGAACTGGAGATTCCAGAGATCTTTAACGGCACAGTGGAAATCAAGGCTTTGGCGCGAGAACCGGGCTACCGGAGTAAGGTTGCTGTTTCCGCTCGCCAAGAAGGTGTTGATGCCGTCGGCTGTTGTCTTGGGCTGCGCAGCATCAGAATCCAGAATATTATCAAGGAACTGAATGGGGAGAAAATAGACGTTATTCAGTGGCACCCTGATCCAGTGGTCTTCATCGCTAGCGCGTTGAGTCCGGCGTCGGTAGTAAAAGTGGAGGCGAGTGAGGAGGAGAAGAGTGCTAACGTCGTTGTTCCTGATAGGCAACTTTCGTTGGCTATTGGCAAAGGGGGACAGAATGCCAGGCTTGCTGCTAGGCTCACTGGCTGGCGGATAGATATCAAGAACGTCTCCATGGTTGAGGCGGGGAAAGCCGCCAAGCCGGTGGAAGTGGCTGCTGAAGTGCCTGCTGAGGAAGCCAAAGTAGTGGGGGAGCCGATACTCGATAAAATTGGTGGTGAAGAGCGCGCGGAGGGAGTAGGCGTTGCTGAGGTCGTGCCGGCAGTTGCCCCTGTAGCAGAGATTGCGGTGCAGCCGGTAGCTGCTGAGGCGGCCCCTGTTTTGGAGGAGGTGGTCCGGGTGGTGTCAGTCCCAGTAGAGACGCCACCGGAGATTGAAGCGCCGGTTGAAGCGGTGGAGACGGTCGAAGCTGAAGAGCCTAGCAAAACCTATTCGGTTGAAGAGATACTGTCTGAGATAGAGTTGGCTACCGAGAGGATTCAAAGCCGCTTCGGGGGAGCGGCTTCGGCACCCAGGCCGCAGCCTTGGGTTAAGAAGGGGAAAAAGGAGAGTGTTCCTGAGGACGAGGCGCCAGTGAAGACGAAGGCGAAAAAGGCTGCACGACGCCGGCGTATAGCGGACGAGGATTCGGATCTTGACGAAGGGCCTGAGTTGGAGATTGGTGGTGAAGAGGAATAG